In the Vicingaceae bacterium genome, CTTGTGGTATTAGAGTTTTCTTTATTATTTTGTTTGGTTGCAGCCAATTTTTTTTGTGCAAAACTACTTTTATTTACAGAAAAATTTTAACATTTTTAGAACAAAAATTCTCATAAAAGTTTAAGAAAATTAAAATTCAGGTAAAATCGGGTCAACATAGATGGTAAGACAAAAGTTTTTAAAATTAAAAATTGAGAAAATTTAATGATTGAAAATTAAAAGTTAAAATAAACTGAAGTTTAAAAGTTTGAAAAAATCTCAATCATTTCTTTATCCATTTCATCTTGAGAAATTTCTTTGTAATCGGCAGGGACAACAAAATCTGTATCATCTACTTCGGTCCATTCTATTTTTTTTGCCTTTAATTCCATTGTAATTCCATAGTTTTCCAAACGATATTGCAACAAAAAACCATTGATTGATTTATACTGTGTGGCCCAATAAGGTTTGTTGACTTTGATAGAATCCGTAGCATAAATAAGAAATGTGTCGGTGGGGCAGGTTACCCGGTAGGCCTTTACAGGAAATGTGGCTATGTGAGTGACAGAGTCAGATTGGGTCGGGGCAATCCGGTATACAGGCAATTTTTTCAGCATCTTATTGACACCTTTTTTGTCTAATTTGGAATAATATTTCTTGTTGATAATTTTTAATGTTTGGTAATAGGTCTGTTCTTGGTTATTGATAATAAAAGTTGTTTTGAAAACCCCCATACCCGTTGTCAATTCACTAATATATTTCCCATCTTTAAATTTTAAAATCATTTCTTTTGGCAAAAAACTCATCATAAAATGGTCGGGAGGTAATTTGGGATAAGTCACTTCATAATAAACAATCCCTTGATTATAGACGGGAGTATCTTGTTTGCAAGAGGCAAACAACAATATTAACAAAACAAAAATCAATGAACACTGCCTGACCACAAAAGAATTTTTATTGCGTAAAAATAAAATTTTTATTTTATTGAGAAACAAAACATCAAATAAATAAAAAAAGAATATTTTTTCTTAGACATTGTTTTTTTAAGAGATATTTGGGTTTATGGTAATTTTACACAAAAATTTAAAGGAATAGAAGCGTGATAGTTTTTCCCAATGCCAAAATTAATATAGGATTGTATATTACCGGCAAACGAAGTGACGGCTTTCATGATTTGGAAACCTTTTTCTATCCTATCGGATGGAGAGATGTTTTGGAGATATTGCCATCAAAACAAAATCGTTTTTTTTGCTACGGAAAAGTTCCTGAAGGTGCCGGAACAAACATTGTTGTAAAAGCATACAAATTGATTGCTCAATATTTGCCATTCAAATTGAAAATCGCTTTATATAAAAACATTCCTTCTCAAGCCGGATTGGGAGGTGGTTCGTCAGATGCCGCTTTTTTCTTGAGAGCCGTCAATGAAATGTTAAATTTAAAGAGGACAAATGATGAACTACGGGAATTAGCTTTACAATTAGGCAGTGATTGTCCATTTTTTATAGAAAACAGACCATCTTTGGCATATGGCAGGGGAGAGTATTTAAAACCATACAATTTGAATTTGACCGGTTTTCATTTGATTGTCATAAAACCCAAAGTGAATATACCAACAGCCGAGGCATTCAAACATATCGGTATCGGCAAACCTGAAGTATCTTTAGTGGAAGCGGTGCGTTTGCCGGTTGATAAATGGAAAGATACAATTTTTAATGTTTTTGAAGATTACGCTTTTTCTAAATATCCACAATTAAAAGAGATTAAAGAAAAATTATATAATGCCGGTGCCCTGTATGCATCGATGAGTGGCAGCGGATCGGCAATCTATGCGTTGTTTGATAATAAACCTGATTTAAATGCATGGAAAAACTATGAATTTCATTATGAATGTATAGGCCGTTGACCATATTTAGTTTATTTGTTTTTTTATCATTTGTTTCCTTAGCACAAGAAATAACTGTGAAGGGAAAAGTGGTTTTAAAAGATACTAACTCACCCGGACAAATGTTGATTATCAATAAAACTACCGGCGTTGGAAAATTTGGCAATGTAGATGGAACTTTTGAAATTACTGCAGATAAAAACGATACGATCATAATTTCCGTGGTTGGATACGAAAAATTTAAATTGTGCTTTAAGGATTCCTCATACAGAAGAGAATATCTTATTGAAATAACCATGCGTCCGTTGGAATTAACCTTAAAAGAATTTGTCATAACCCCGTCTCCTACAATTATGGATATTTATAAACAAGTGGATTCTTTAGGGATCAATAAAAAGGAGTATATTCCCGAAAATATTTCTGCAGTGGAAAGTCCCATTACGTATTTATATTATGTTTTGAGCAAACGTGAACGAAGTAAAAGAGCTGTGGCAGAAATGCAAAATGAAGACAGAAGAAGAAAATTACTTAAGGAATTGTTAAAGATATGCATTGATGAGGATTTATTTTTTTTGATGGATGAAGAGATGGATGATTTTATCGATTATTGTGGAGTGAGTGATACGATGTTGCAAAAAATGACACAATATGAGTTTTTGATGCATTTAAAAAAATGTTATGTACGATACAGGTATGGGAGATAAAATAATTTAATTATTTTGTCGGGCGATCAAATTAAATCAAAATACTTAAAAATAAAATTATGAAAAGGATATTGGAATGTGTACCAAACATCAGTGAAGGTAAAGACAAGGCAAAAATTGATGCAATTGCAAATGAAGTAACGAAGGTTGAAGGAGTTAAATTATTGAATGTAGATCCGGGCAGGGCTACAAACCGCACAGTGATTACTTTTGCAGGAGAGCCGGAAAAGGTGGTTGAAGCAGCATTCTTGTTGATAAAAAAAGCCGCAGAATTAATCGACATGTCAAAACATCATGGAGAGCATCCACGAATGGGAGCCACAGATGTATGCCCTTTGGTTCCCATATCCGGAATAACAATGGAAGAAACCGTAGAATTGGCCCGTAAGTTAGGCAAGAGGGTTGGGGAAGAGTTAGGAATTCCGGTATATCTGTATGAATATGCAGCAACCGAGGAAAAAAGAAGAAATTTGGCAAATTGTCGTGCAGGAGAATACGAAGGGTTAAAAGACAAATTAAAGGACCCACAATGGAAACCTGATTTTGGTCCTGCAGAATTCAACAATCGCGTGAAAACTACCGGAGCAACGGCCATAGGGGCGCGGGATTTTTTGATTGCTTATAACGTAAATTTAAATACAACATCGGTCAGAAGAGCAAACTCTGTGGCTTTTGATATCAGAGAAAAAGGCCGTGTGAAACGTGAGGGCGATCCTGTTACCGGAAAAATTGTAGTGGATGAAAACAATCAACCTGTTTATATTCCGGGTAGTTTAAAAGCAGTTAAAGCCATTGGCTGGTATATTGAAGAATACGGCATAGCCCAGGTTTCCATGAACTTGACCGACATCAATGTCACACCTTTGCATATTGCTTTTGACGAATGTTGCAAAAGGGCAGAAGCACGGGGGCTTCGTGTCACAGGGTCGGAGATCGTAGGGCTTGTGCCAAAAAAAGCATTGGTCGAGGCAGGGCGGTATTTTTTGAAAAAACAAAACAGATCTACAGGAGTAGGGGAAGAAGAGTTGATCAGAATAGCAATTCTTACTATGGGATTAAATGAGTTGTCGCCCTTTGATCCCAAAAAGAGAATCATTGAATATTTACTTGAAGAAGAGGATGGAAAAAAATTGATAGATTTGAGTGTGAAAGAATTTTTAAAAGAAACTGCTTCAGAATCGCCGGCACCCGGCGGCGGGAGTATCTCGGCGCTTTGTGGATCCTTGGGAGCAGCTTTGGCAACCATGGTAGCAAATCTGTCGTCTCATAAACGTGGATGGGATCACAGAGTAGAAGAATTTTCGGTGTGGGCGGAAAAAGGACAGGAATTACTGGCTAAATTTAATCAATTGATTGATGAAGACACAAGGGCTTTCAACAAGATTATGGATGCCTATGGCTTGCCTAAAAGAAATGAAGAAGAATTGCAAAAAAGGAAACAAGCAATAGAAGAAGCTACAATTTATGCAGCAAAAGTGCCGCTTGAAACTATGAAAAATTCATTCAAGGCATTGGAAGTAGTAGAATATGTGGCCAAGGAAGGTATGGAATCGTCGGTGTCTGATGCCGGAGTGGCTGCATTGTGTTTGAGATCTGCCATGGAAGGTGCATATTTAAATGTGAAAATTAACCTGAAAGGTTTGCCGGGCAATTCCGAAGCTCAGAACATATTGCAGGAAGCCGAAGAGTTACGTGAAAAAATGTTGCCAAGAATTGAAGAATGCCTAAAAATAGTAAACGCTAAAATTCATAAATAATGAAATGGTTGCAACAATTGAAAGCTATGGTGGAAGCCGTATGGGGCTTCTTCCCTGTTCAATTGTTGTTGGCTCATTTAAAACGCAACATCATACTATTGTTTCTTTGGTTCCTTTTATTTGGCTTTACGCTTGGTCATATTGGAAAAAATTATGGCATATCCAATCTCCTGCTTGCACCTGAATATTTGGGGAAAGTAAACTTCAATTCCTTTTTGATATTAGGATGGGCATTTGGCGGTTTTGCGCTTTCATTTCAATTGCTTAGTTACATGATTCAAAGCCGCTTTTATCCTTTAATTGCAACATTTTCAAGACCGTTTTTAAAATATGTTTTAAACAATTCTCTGATTCCTTTGGTGTATTTTGTTGTTTTTGTCATTCAGTCAGTAAATTACCAACAAAAACAAGAGTTTATCGATTTGCCTCATGCTTACTGGAATATTGCCGGTTTTATTGCCGGCTTTGTCATACATTGGATTTTGGCTTTCGGATACTTTTTCACTACCAACTTTAACATTGAGAAGTACGAAAAAAAATTTAAAAATGTCAGAAAAAAAAGATGGTTGCCAAAAGTGATGGATTTAGGGTATCCCAATTTTCCTACTCATTATATTCCGAAAGACAATCAAAAAGTTAAATATTATCTCACTTTCAATTTGAAAATTTTGCATGCAAGAGAAATAAAACATTATGATAGAGCAGTGCTGGAAAAAATTTTAGACCAAAATCGTTTCAATGCTTCTTTTTATCAAATTATCGTTTTATTTTCGATGATGGCAATTGGGTATTTTTCGGGAGCCCACAAATTTTTGCAAATTCCGGCAGGAGCTGCAATTTACTTACTTTTTACTGTTTTGATAATCGTTGCAGGAATTTTTTATTCGTTGGTAAAAGAATGGAGCACATTTGTGTTAATAGCTTCCTTAGTTTTGTTTTCTTATTTGTCAAAACAGGAAATTTTCTCTTATGTTAGCCGTATTCCCGCTATTTCTTATGAATCAAAAAGAAAGTACAACGAAGAACATTTTAAAATTTATGCTGATGAAACTACACTATTGAAAGATAAAACTCATGCAATAAAAGTATTGAACCGTTGGAAAGCCAACAATGTTTCAAAACCCGAAGAAAAGCCGGTCATCGTGTTTGTCAATACCAGTGGAGGCGGAATCAGAAGTGCATTATGGACTCATAGGGTTTTGAGAACACTGGATAGTTTGACAAATGGAAAATTTTCTAGAGCCACTTTCATGATT is a window encoding:
- the ispE gene encoding 4-diphosphocytidyl-2-C-methyl-D-erythritol kinase, giving the protein MIVFPNAKINIGLYITGKRSDGFHDLETFFYPIGWRDVLEILPSKQNRFFCYGKVPEGAGTNIVVKAYKLIAQYLPFKLKIALYKNIPSQAGLGGGSSDAAFFLRAVNEMLNLKRTNDELRELALQLGSDCPFFIENRPSLAYGRGEYLKPYNLNLTGFHLIVIKPKVNIPTAEAFKHIGIGKPEVSLVEAVRLPVDKWKDTIFNVFEDYAFSKYPQLKEIKEKLYNAGALYASMSGSGSAIYALFDNKPDLNAWKNYEFHYECIGR